The Saccharomonospora cyanea NA-134 genome includes a region encoding these proteins:
- the dhaM gene encoding dihydroxyacetone kinase phosphoryl donor subunit DhaM produces MRVGLVVVSHSAKLAEGIAEVAGQMAPDVTVVPAGGSPDGGIGTDYDAVSNAVERANTGSGAVVLYDLGSAQMTAEMVVEALDDPGAAVVVDAPLVEGTVAAAVAAQGGADRAGVAQAASEAAGAGEAAPASAAAPAAEAEAVGTEFTLENEAGLHARPAALLVRAIAGVDADVRIRFGAGEADGHSVLAIMSLGARKGDRVSVEATGPQAQEAITRVEALVQRRFDED; encoded by the coding sequence ATGAGGGTCGGTCTCGTGGTGGTGTCACACAGCGCCAAGCTCGCCGAGGGCATCGCCGAGGTCGCCGGGCAGATGGCGCCCGACGTCACGGTGGTGCCCGCGGGAGGGTCGCCGGACGGTGGGATCGGCACCGACTACGACGCGGTGTCCAACGCGGTCGAGCGGGCGAACACCGGTTCGGGAGCCGTGGTGTTGTACGACCTGGGAAGCGCGCAGATGACGGCCGAGATGGTCGTGGAGGCACTCGACGACCCGGGCGCGGCGGTGGTCGTGGACGCGCCGCTGGTGGAGGGTACGGTGGCGGCGGCCGTGGCCGCGCAGGGCGGTGCCGACCGCGCGGGTGTCGCGCAGGCCGCGAGCGAGGCCGCCGGCGCAGGCGAGGCTGCTCCCGCTTCCGCAGCCGCTCCCGCCGCCGAGGCGGAGGCCGTGGGGACGGAGTTCACGCTGGAGAACGAAGCGGGCCTGCACGCACGGCCCGCCGCGTTGCTGGTGAGGGCCATCGCCGGAGTGGACGCCGACGTCCGGATCCGGTTCGGTGCGGGCGAGGCCGACGGGCACAGCGTGCTGGCGATCATGTCGCTGGGTGCTCGCAAGGGCGATCGCGTCAGTGTGGAGGCCACCGGCCCGCAGGCGCAGGAGGCGATCACCCGGGTCGAGGCGCTGGTGCAACGACGTTTCGACGAGGACTGA
- the ehuA gene encoding ectoine/hydroxyectoine ABC transporter ATP-binding protein EhuA, giving the protein MIRFDRVLKKFGDNVVLRDLSFEVEPGEFVTLIGPSGSGKTTILRLLMTLERVNGGTIQVGDEYLSHVEKNGKLVPADEKHLRQVRKRIGMVFQQFNLFPNMKVLQNITEAPIRVLGKSRDEAESKAESLLDMVGLTDKIDAHPSQLSGGQQQRVAIARALAMEPDVLLLDEVTSALDPELVAGVLGVLREIAETTEITFLCVTHEMQFARDVSDRVMMFDKGQVIEDAKPDKLFTDPDHERTREFLHAVLDRA; this is encoded by the coding sequence ATGATTCGTTTCGACCGGGTGTTGAAGAAGTTCGGCGACAACGTCGTGCTCCGTGATCTGAGCTTCGAGGTCGAGCCCGGCGAGTTCGTCACCCTCATCGGGCCGAGTGGTTCGGGAAAAACCACCATCCTGCGTTTGCTGATGACGTTGGAACGCGTCAACGGCGGCACCATCCAGGTGGGTGACGAGTACCTCAGCCACGTGGAGAAGAACGGCAAGCTCGTTCCCGCCGACGAGAAGCACCTCCGGCAGGTGCGCAAGCGCATCGGAATGGTGTTCCAGCAGTTCAACCTGTTCCCGAACATGAAGGTGCTGCAGAACATCACCGAGGCGCCGATCCGGGTGCTCGGCAAGTCCCGTGACGAGGCCGAGAGCAAGGCGGAGTCGCTGCTGGACATGGTGGGCTTGACCGACAAGATCGACGCTCACCCGTCGCAGCTCTCGGGCGGGCAGCAACAGCGTGTGGCCATCGCTCGTGCGTTGGCCATGGAACCCGACGTCCTGCTGCTCGACGAGGTGACCTCCGCGCTGGACCCCGAACTCGTGGCGGGCGTGCTCGGGGTGCTGAGGGAGATCGCCGAGACCACCGAGATCACGTTCCTGTGCGTGACGCACGAGATGCAGTTCGCGCGGGACGTTTCGGACCGCGTCATGATGTTCGACAAGGGCCAGGTCATCGAGGACGCCAAGCCGGACAAGCTGTTCACCGACCCGGACCACGAGCGGACCAGGGAGTTCCTGCACGCCGTGCTCGACCGGGCTTAG
- a CDS encoding enoyl-CoA hydratase-related protein, with protein MGDYEHVLVKREDDTVTITMNRPARRNSLSEPHLRELLAAFTEAGESDATGIVLAGAGPVFSAGHDFADVAARDLSAVRALLRLCTDVMGAVQSVPQVVLARVHGLATAAGCQLVASCDLAVAAASAAFALPGGKGGWFCHTPAVPVARAVGRKRLMELALTGDAIDAATALDWGLVNRVVPDADLDEAVAELLARATRGSRASKALGKRTLYAQLDRPEQDAYALALEVMASASQLPGAREGMAAFLEKRNPEWPD; from the coding sequence ATGGGTGACTACGAACACGTCCTCGTCAAACGGGAGGACGACACCGTCACGATCACCATGAACCGGCCCGCGCGGCGCAACTCGCTGTCCGAGCCGCATCTGCGGGAACTGCTCGCCGCCTTCACCGAGGCGGGCGAGTCGGACGCGACCGGGATCGTGCTGGCCGGTGCGGGACCCGTGTTCTCCGCCGGCCACGACTTCGCCGACGTCGCGGCGCGCGACCTGAGCGCGGTGCGGGCGCTGCTGCGGTTGTGCACCGACGTGATGGGTGCCGTCCAGTCCGTGCCGCAGGTGGTCCTCGCCCGCGTTCACGGGCTCGCGACGGCAGCGGGCTGCCAGCTCGTGGCATCGTGCGACCTGGCCGTGGCCGCGGCCTCGGCGGCGTTCGCCCTGCCGGGCGGGAAGGGCGGATGGTTCTGCCACACCCCCGCCGTTCCGGTGGCACGCGCGGTCGGTCGGAAGAGGCTGATGGAGCTGGCGTTGACGGGGGACGCCATCGACGCCGCGACGGCGCTCGACTGGGGACTCGTCAACCGGGTGGTGCCGGACGCCGACCTCGACGAGGCTGTCGCCGAGCTGCTGGCCAGGGCGACCCGGGGCAGCCGCGCGTCCAAGGCGTTGGGCAAGCGGACGTTGTACGCGCAGCTCGACCGCCCGGAGCAGGACGCCTACGCGCTCGCACTGGAGGTCATGGCGTCGGCTTCGCAACTGCCCGGCGCCCGTGAGGGCATGGCGGCGTTTTTGGAGAAGCGCAACCCCGAATGGCCCGACTGA
- the dhaL gene encoding dihydroxyacetone kinase subunit DhaL produces the protein MACTANDVAAALRAAAETVAEHRVELTDLDRPIGDADHGENMHRGFTALTAGLEGAVPETPGAVLKLAATTLISKVGGAAGPLYGTAFLRAATAVGQAGELDAAAVVAALRAGLAGVVARGKAEVGDATMVDALKPAVDAAERAEGDGVAAVLSAAADAAEEGANSTKPLVARKGRASYLGERSIGHLDPGAWSTALLLRAFAEVAR, from the coding sequence ATGGCCTGCACCGCGAACGACGTCGCGGCCGCTCTGCGCGCCGCGGCCGAAACCGTCGCCGAGCATCGGGTGGAACTCACCGACCTCGACCGGCCGATCGGCGACGCCGACCACGGCGAGAACATGCACCGCGGGTTCACCGCGTTGACGGCCGGTCTCGAAGGGGCCGTCCCGGAGACACCCGGTGCTGTGCTCAAACTGGCGGCCACCACGCTCATCTCGAAGGTCGGTGGGGCGGCGGGCCCCCTGTACGGCACGGCGTTCCTGCGTGCGGCCACGGCTGTGGGTCAGGCGGGCGAGCTGGATGCGGCAGCGGTCGTGGCCGCGCTGCGTGCCGGGCTCGCGGGCGTGGTGGCCAGGGGCAAGGCCGAGGTCGGTGACGCCACGATGGTGGACGCGTTGAAGCCCGCCGTCGACGCCGCCGAACGGGCCGAGGGCGACGGCGTGGCGGCGGTGCTGTCCGCCGCGGCGGACGCGGCCGAGGAGGGGGCGAACTCCACGAAGCCGCTCGTGGCCAGGAAGGGCCGAGCGTCCTACCTCGGTGAACGCAGCATCGGGCACCTCGATCCGGGAGCCTGGTCCACGGCCCTGCTGTTGCGGGCGTTCGCGGAGGTGGCGCGATGA
- a CDS encoding GNAT family N-acetyltransferase: MTRLGSLRTPRLLLRPFVDDDLPIVVGLQAARETHPHEGAPPTPDEARVQFDSWRRHWADHGFGYVAVELAEVRDVIGVGGLQTTDLDGESVLNLYYRFRPDAWGHGYAPEMGAALIDWAEREFPEKPVVIVTNVRNTAARRVAEKLAFSEYRRDLYRGAPAVYYRREPRHTG; the protein is encoded by the coding sequence ATGACACGGCTGGGGTCCCTGCGCACGCCACGGCTGCTGCTGCGACCGTTCGTCGACGACGACCTGCCGATCGTGGTCGGGCTCCAGGCCGCGCGGGAAACCCATCCGCACGAGGGCGCGCCCCCGACCCCGGACGAGGCACGGGTCCAGTTCGACTCCTGGCGGCGGCACTGGGCCGACCACGGCTTCGGGTACGTCGCGGTGGAGCTCGCCGAGGTCCGGGACGTGATCGGCGTCGGCGGCCTCCAGACCACCGATCTCGACGGGGAGTCGGTGCTCAACCTGTACTACCGCTTCCGCCCGGACGCCTGGGGGCACGGCTACGCCCCCGAGATGGGGGCGGCACTGATCGACTGGGCCGAGCGGGAGTTCCCCGAGAAACCGGTGGTGATCGTCACGAACGTCCGCAACACCGCGGCGCGACGGGTGGCGGAGAAGCTGGCGTTCTCGGAATACCGGCGAGACCTCTACCGCGGCGCTCCCGCGGTGTACTACCGCAGAGAGCCCCGGCACACCGGCTGA
- a CDS encoding alpha/beta fold hydrolase, with product MSSLPLVLLHAYPLDARMWDPVRAPLAERTRLITPDQRGLGRSPLPDSGDTDAEPSLDHAARDVLALLDRLELDKVVLGGCSMGGYVTLALLRLAPERVGGVALLGAKATADTDEARANRLEVARRAEAEGTAGWLAEQMLPKLLGETTRHRRPEVTERVRELVEQQPPSGVAWAQRAMAARGDSTELLRSVDVPTVVVAGEEDTVNPPQTARDLADTVPHAELVVLPEAGHLTPMEAPEAVVDAVSRVLG from the coding sequence ATGTCGTCTCTGCCGCTGGTGCTGCTGCACGCCTATCCGCTCGACGCGCGCATGTGGGACCCCGTGCGCGCACCGCTCGCCGAACGTACGCGGCTGATCACGCCCGACCAGCGCGGGCTCGGTCGTTCCCCGCTGCCCGACAGCGGCGACACGGACGCCGAGCCGAGTCTCGACCACGCGGCTCGTGACGTGCTGGCCCTGCTCGACCGACTCGAACTCGACAAGGTCGTGCTCGGCGGCTGCTCGATGGGAGGCTACGTCACGCTCGCGCTCCTGAGGCTCGCTCCCGAACGCGTCGGTGGGGTCGCGTTGCTCGGTGCCAAGGCGACGGCCGACACCGACGAGGCCAGGGCGAACCGCCTGGAGGTGGCACGGCGGGCCGAGGCCGAGGGCACGGCGGGTTGGCTCGCCGAGCAGATGCTGCCGAAGCTGCTGGGCGAGACCACGCGACACCGCCGTCCCGAGGTGACCGAGCGGGTGCGCGAACTCGTCGAGCAGCAGCCGCCGTCGGGGGTCGCGTGGGCGCAACGTGCCATGGCCGCGCGTGGTGACTCCACCGAGCTGCTCCGCTCGGTGGACGTGCCCACCGTGGTGGTCGCGGGTGAGGAGGACACCGTGAACCCTCCGCAGACCGCGCGTGACCTCGCCGACACGGTGCCGCACGCCGAACTCGTGGTGCTGCCGGAGGCCGGTCACCTGACCCCGATGGAGGCCCCGGAAGCCGTGGTCGACGCCGTCTCGCGCGTACTCGGCTGA
- the ctaD gene encoding aa3-type cytochrome oxidase subunit I, which yields MTAVAPQPIATRPYPTRESVKGSSLLRFFRTTDHKQLGIMYMVTAFAFFMAGGAMAMLIRTELAVPGQQFLSQEQYNQLFTMHGTVMLLFYATPIVFGFANYVLPLQIGSPDVAFPRLNAFSYWLYLFGGLTSMAGFITPGGAADFGWFAYTPLSNAIYSPGIGADLWIAGLVVSGLGTILGAVNMITTVVCLRAPGMTMWRMPIFTWNILITSLLVLLAFPILTAALVGLLADRQLGGHVFDPANGGVILWQHMFWFFGHPEVYIVALPFFGIASEIVPVFARKPIFGYKGLVWATLSIAALSIAVWAHHMYATGAVLLPFFAFMTFLIAVPTGVKFFNWIGTMWKGQMSFESPMLFTVGFMVTFLFGGLTGVLLAAPSIDFHVSDSYFVVAHFHYVLYGTIVFATFAGIYFWFPKMTGRMMDESLAKLHFWLTFLGFHLTFLVQHWLGNEGMPRRYVDYLASDGFTTLNTISTIGAYILGASTLPFIWNVFKSYRYGEIVTVDDPWGYGNSLEWATSCPPPRHNFTELPRIRSERPAFELHYPHMVERMRSEGHVTFTGKTLPHKDAKDAPSELVTAGAMPGDRDKDNASEQ from the coding sequence GTGACGGCCGTAGCGCCCCAGCCGATCGCAACGCGTCCGTACCCGACGCGAGAGTCGGTGAAGGGATCGTCATTGTTGCGGTTCTTCCGCACGACGGACCACAAGCAGCTCGGCATCATGTACATGGTGACCGCGTTCGCTTTCTTCATGGCCGGCGGCGCGATGGCGATGCTGATCCGCACCGAGCTCGCGGTACCCGGTCAGCAGTTCCTGTCCCAGGAGCAGTACAACCAGCTGTTCACCATGCACGGCACGGTGATGCTGCTGTTCTACGCGACGCCGATCGTGTTCGGGTTCGCGAACTACGTCCTGCCGCTGCAGATCGGTTCGCCCGACGTCGCGTTCCCGCGGCTGAACGCCTTCTCGTACTGGCTGTACCTGTTCGGCGGCCTGACCTCCATGGCCGGCTTCATCACGCCAGGTGGTGCCGCCGACTTCGGCTGGTTCGCCTACACCCCGCTGTCGAACGCCATCTACTCGCCCGGCATCGGCGCGGACCTGTGGATCGCCGGGCTGGTCGTCAGTGGTCTGGGCACCATCCTCGGCGCGGTCAACATGATCACTACGGTGGTCTGCCTGCGTGCTCCCGGCATGACGATGTGGCGGATGCCGATCTTCACGTGGAACATCCTGATCACCAGCCTGCTCGTCCTGCTGGCGTTCCCGATCCTCACCGCCGCGCTCGTGGGCCTGCTCGCCGACCGCCAGCTGGGCGGCCACGTCTTCGACCCGGCCAACGGTGGCGTGATCCTGTGGCAGCACATGTTCTGGTTCTTCGGCCACCCCGAGGTGTACATCGTGGCGCTGCCGTTCTTCGGTATCGCCTCGGAGATCGTGCCGGTGTTCGCCCGCAAGCCGATCTTCGGTTACAAGGGTCTGGTCTGGGCCACGCTGTCCATCGCGGCGCTGTCGATCGCGGTGTGGGCGCACCACATGTACGCGACCGGCGCGGTGCTGCTGCCGTTCTTCGCCTTCATGACCTTCCTCATCGCCGTCCCGACCGGTGTGAAGTTCTTCAACTGGATCGGCACGATGTGGAAGGGGCAGATGAGCTTCGAGTCGCCGATGCTCTTCACCGTCGGTTTCATGGTCACCTTCCTCTTCGGTGGTCTGACCGGTGTTCTGCTGGCCGCGCCGTCGATCGACTTCCACGTCTCCGACAGCTACTTCGTGGTCGCGCACTTCCACTACGTGCTCTACGGCACGATCGTGTTCGCCACGTTCGCCGGCATCTACTTCTGGTTCCCGAAGATGACCGGCCGCATGATGGACGAGTCGTTGGCCAAGCTCCACTTCTGGCTCACGTTCCTCGGCTTCCACCTCACGTTCCTGGTGCAGCACTGGCTGGGCAACGAGGGCATGCCGCGCCGGTACGTGGACTACCTCGCCAGCGACGGGTTCACCACGCTGAACACGATCTCCACCATCGGCGCGTACATCCTGGGCGCTTCGACGCTGCCGTTCATCTGGAACGTGTTCAAGAGCTACCGCTACGGTGAGATCGTCACGGTGGACGACCCGTGGGGCTACGGCAACAGCCTCGAGTGGGCCACCAGCTGCCCGCCGCCTCGGCACAACTTCACCGAGCTGCCGCGGATCCGTTCCGAGCGCCCGGCGTTCGAGCTGCACTACCCGCACATGGTCGAGCGGATGCGTAGCGAGGGCCACGTGACGTTCACGGGCAAGACGCTGCCGCACAAGGACGCCAAGGACGCTCCGTCCGAGCTCGTCACCGCGGGCGCGATGCCCGGGGACCGGGACAAGGACAACGCAAGCGAACAGTGA
- a CDS encoding FmdB family zinc ribbon protein, producing the protein MPTYAYRCRVCAESFELNRPMSESAAPASCPEGHDDTVKLLTTVALTGSAQTPAPTGGGCCGGACGCG; encoded by the coding sequence ATGCCGACCTACGCCTATCGCTGCCGCGTGTGCGCGGAGTCCTTCGAGCTCAACCGTCCGATGAGCGAGTCCGCTGCGCCCGCATCCTGCCCCGAGGGGCACGACGACACGGTGAAGCTGTTGACCACGGTGGCGCTGACTGGTTCGGCGCAGACACCTGCCCCGACAGGCGGCGGCTGCTGCGGTGGCGCCTGCGGCTGTGGCTGA
- a CDS encoding NUDIX domain-containing protein, which yields METLSSRQVYANRWMTLREDRIRRTDGSDGVYGVVDKPDYALVIPLDGDKLQLVEQFRYPLGIRRWEFPQGTAPDRAELPPAELAARELREETGLSAGSLVELGLLDVAPGLASQRGRVFLATDLTDGEPEPEPEEQDMRTAWFDRAQVERMIADGEITDAQSVAAYTLLLLWERRNTP from the coding sequence ATGGAGACACTCAGCTCACGCCAGGTGTACGCCAACAGGTGGATGACGCTCCGGGAGGACCGGATCCGGAGGACGGACGGTTCGGACGGCGTCTACGGTGTCGTCGACAAGCCCGACTACGCGCTCGTCATCCCGCTCGACGGGGACAAGCTCCAGCTTGTCGAGCAGTTTCGTTACCCACTCGGGATCCGCCGGTGGGAGTTCCCGCAGGGCACCGCGCCCGACCGCGCTGAGTTGCCTCCCGCCGAACTCGCGGCGCGGGAGCTGCGTGAGGAGACCGGACTGTCCGCGGGATCCCTGGTGGAGCTCGGGCTGCTCGACGTCGCACCGGGGCTGGCGAGTCAGCGTGGGCGGGTGTTCCTCGCCACGGACCTCACCGACGGCGAGCCGGAACCGGAACCCGAGGAACAGGACATGCGAACGGCCTGGTTCGACCGCGCGCAGGTCGAGCGAATGATCGCCGACGGCGAGATCACCGACGCCCAGTCCGTCGCCGCCTACACCCTCCTGCTCCTGTGGGAACGCCGCAACACCCCCTGA
- a CDS encoding DUF3558 family protein has product MLSRRLGILFALVGLLASCTPTVDGTADAVHVPPLTSEEALGEPTTVDFCSLLDERKLREADVSVELATSGFLRCYAEVELGTVGLSVTIGDLYEATPFLQSDESRELARSVHRRHFEEEWACWRELVFADGVALDVTVYEAYGDIEGRPGDAEMCIVADLVTDGVQQAAYFGTGETMTFAEGSLAELEPCALLTADEAADVLDVESVLYEEALGGGGCSFWWYGEPYVGTDVEFAVTDLGTDVSEYYEENIGGRPSATFLSEGRCVLETPHMPVPAEVSTEWEVVNVYVYDEEGDPCAAATELAELVWPRLPEYED; this is encoded by the coding sequence GTGTTGTCGAGACGTCTCGGAATTCTGTTCGCCCTGGTCGGTTTGCTGGCGTCGTGCACACCGACCGTGGACGGTACGGCCGACGCCGTTCACGTGCCGCCCCTGACGAGCGAGGAAGCGCTGGGTGAGCCCACCACGGTCGACTTCTGCAGCCTGCTCGACGAGCGGAAGCTGCGAGAAGCCGACGTGTCGGTGGAGCTGGCGACGTCGGGGTTCCTCCGGTGCTACGCGGAGGTCGAGCTGGGGACGGTCGGGCTGTCCGTGACGATCGGAGACCTGTACGAGGCCACACCGTTCCTCCAGTCCGACGAGTCCCGGGAACTCGCGCGGTCGGTGCACCGCCGCCACTTCGAGGAGGAGTGGGCCTGCTGGCGGGAACTCGTGTTCGCGGATGGGGTCGCTCTCGACGTCACCGTGTACGAGGCGTACGGCGACATCGAGGGCAGGCCGGGGGATGCCGAGATGTGCATCGTGGCCGATCTCGTCACCGACGGCGTGCAGCAGGCCGCGTACTTCGGTACCGGCGAGACGATGACCTTCGCCGAGGGGTCGTTGGCCGAGCTGGAGCCGTGTGCCCTGCTCACCGCCGACGAGGCCGCCGATGTCCTCGACGTGGAAAGCGTGCTGTACGAGGAGGCCCTCGGCGGTGGTGGGTGCTCGTTCTGGTGGTACGGCGAGCCGTACGTGGGGACGGACGTCGAGTTCGCCGTGACCGACCTGGGCACCGATGTCTCCGAGTACTACGAGGAGAACATCGGTGGAAGACCCAGCGCCACCTTCCTCAGCGAGGGCCGGTGTGTGCTGGAGACCCCGCACATGCCCGTACCCGCGGAGGTGTCCACCGAGTGGGAGGTGGTCAATGTCTACGTCTACGACGAGGAGGGCGACCCCTGCGCCGCGGCAACGGAGCTGGCCGAGCTGGTCTGGCCCCGGCTGCCCGAGTACGAAGACTGA
- the dhaK gene encoding dihydroxyacetone kinase subunit DhaK, which yields MKKIIDDPATVVADSLAGLAAAHADLVRVEYEPNIVVRADSPARGVSVISGGGSGHEPLHVGFVGPGMLHGAVPGAVFTSPTPDAVQAAISATTGEAGALLVVKNYTGDVLNFETAAELASAEGLDVRTVVIDDDVAVADSTFTAGRRGVGGTVLLEKIAGAAAERGDDLDTVEAVARSVVERVRSIGVALTAPTVPHVGEPSFELGAGEVEFGIGIHGEPGRERIEVEPASALVERMVAAVADDFPLERGDDVLLFTNSMGGSPLLEVYLAHGIAERLLADRGVNVVRRLVGPYITSLEMQGISLTILRLDERLTELWDAPVKTPALRWGM from the coding sequence GTGAAGAAGATCATCGACGATCCGGCGACGGTGGTCGCCGACTCGCTGGCGGGTCTCGCCGCCGCGCACGCCGACCTCGTGCGAGTGGAGTACGAGCCGAACATCGTCGTGCGCGCCGACTCGCCCGCGCGCGGGGTGTCGGTCATCTCCGGTGGCGGCTCGGGTCACGAACCGTTGCACGTGGGGTTCGTGGGGCCGGGGATGCTGCACGGAGCCGTTCCGGGCGCGGTGTTCACCTCGCCGACCCCGGACGCGGTCCAGGCGGCGATCTCGGCCACCACGGGCGAGGCGGGCGCGCTGCTGGTGGTGAAGAACTACACCGGGGACGTGCTGAACTTCGAGACCGCGGCCGAGCTGGCGTCGGCGGAGGGGCTCGACGTGCGCACCGTGGTGATCGACGACGACGTGGCCGTGGCCGACTCCACGTTCACCGCCGGACGTCGTGGCGTGGGCGGCACGGTGCTGCTGGAGAAGATCGCCGGGGCGGCGGCGGAACGGGGCGACGACCTCGACACCGTGGAGGCGGTGGCCCGCAGCGTGGTGGAGCGCGTGCGCTCGATCGGGGTGGCGCTGACGGCGCCGACCGTGCCCCACGTCGGCGAGCCCAGCTTCGAACTCGGTGCGGGCGAGGTGGAGTTCGGCATCGGCATCCACGGGGAACCGGGCCGTGAACGCATCGAGGTGGAGCCCGCCTCCGCGCTCGTGGAGCGCATGGTGGCGGCGGTGGCGGACGACTTCCCGCTGGAGCGTGGCGACGACGTCCTGCTCTTCACCAACTCGATGGGTGGCTCGCCGCTGCTGGAGGTGTACCTCGCGCACGGCATCGCGGAGCGGCTGCTCGCCGACCGGGGTGTCAACGTCGTACGCAGACTCGTCGGCCCGTACATCACGAGCCTGGAGATGCAGGGCATCAGTCTCACGATCCTGCGGTTGGACGAGCGGTTGACCGAGTTGTGGGACGCGCCCGTGAAGACTCCCGCTCTGCGTTGGGGGATGTGA
- a CDS encoding alkaline phosphatase family protein, giving the protein MDKPMLDAGTPLLAEVTPSALGALGVAGFADTLGFGSRVRVGVLLVDGLGWDLLADHAADAPVLSGLPRRPLRVGYPATTAAGLAAIGTGVASGEHGLVGYSFDLPGVGVLNALRWRRHPDGEDLHDRVRPAEVQRLPTTFARAAEAGLTTTVVSSASFADRPLTRAVLSGGSYVGVHALGDLAAAMSSALSSPGSFCYAYHGDLDFMGHLHGPGSLPWRMQLRQVDRLVESVVENLPPGAVLAVVADHGMVTLDGSAVDVDAEPALTAGVRALAGEVRARHVYAESGAVDDVLTTWREVLGDRAWVLHRDDAVEAGWFGPVVAPHVLPRIGDVVAAARGRAGMLRKTCEPKESALVGQHGSLSPAEQLVPFVLAEAG; this is encoded by the coding sequence ATGGACAAGCCCATGCTCGACGCCGGGACACCCCTGTTGGCCGAGGTGACCCCATCGGCGCTCGGTGCGCTCGGGGTCGCCGGTTTCGCCGACACGCTCGGTTTCGGTTCCCGGGTTCGCGTGGGAGTGCTGCTGGTCGACGGCCTCGGCTGGGACCTGCTGGCCGACCACGCCGCCGACGCCCCGGTGCTGTCCGGGCTGCCGCGCCGGCCGCTGCGCGTGGGCTACCCGGCCACCACCGCTGCCGGGCTCGCCGCGATCGGCACGGGCGTCGCCTCAGGTGAACACGGCCTGGTGGGCTACTCGTTCGACCTGCCGGGCGTGGGGGTGTTGAACGCGCTGCGCTGGCGCAGGCACCCGGACGGTGAGGACCTGCACGACCGCGTGCGCCCGGCCGAGGTGCAGCGACTGCCGACGACCTTCGCCCGCGCCGCCGAAGCCGGCCTGACCACCACCGTGGTGTCCTCCGCGTCGTTCGCCGACAGGCCGTTGACCCGGGCCGTGCTGTCGGGAGGGTCGTACGTGGGGGTGCACGCGCTCGGCGACCTCGCGGCGGCCATGTCCTCGGCGCTGAGCTCGCCGGGCAGCTTCTGTTACGCCTACCACGGTGATCTGGACTTCATGGGGCATCTCCACGGTCCCGGCTCGTTGCCGTGGCGGATGCAGTTACGGCAGGTGGACCGGCTGGTCGAGTCCGTGGTCGAGAACCTGCCGCCGGGTGCGGTCCTGGCCGTGGTTGCCGACCACGGCATGGTCACCCTCGACGGCAGCGCCGTCGACGTGGACGCCGAACCCGCGCTGACGGCCGGCGTGCGGGCGTTGGCGGGCGAGGTCAGGGCCCGGCACGTCTACGCCGAGAGCGGAGCGGTCGACGACGTGTTGACCACGTGGCGGGAGGTGCTCGGCGACCGCGCATGGGTGCTGCACAGGGACGACGCCGTGGAAGCGGGCTGGTTCGGACCGGTGGTGGCCCCTCATGTGCTGCCACGCATCGGTGACGTCGTGGCGGCCGCCCGTGGCCGTGCGGGGATGCTGCGGAAGACCTGCGAGCCCAAGGAGTCGGCGCTCGTCGGGCAGCACGGCTCGCTGTCCCCGGCGGAGCAGCTCGTACCGTTCGTTCTGGCGGAAGCCGGCTGA
- the nucS gene encoding endonuclease NucS gives MRLVIARCQVDYAGRLTAHLPMATRLLLVKADGSVSVHSDDRAYKPLNWMSPPCWLIEDGDLWIVENKAGEKLVITIEQVIDEMKHDLGAEPGLVKDGVEAHLQELLAEHITTLGEGYTLVRREYMTAIGPVDILARDADGGTVAVEIKRRGEIDGVEQLTRYLELLNRDPLLAPVQGVFAAQQIKPQARTLAEDRGIRCVTLDYDKLRGIASNDLTLF, from the coding sequence GTGCGCTTAGTGATCGCCCGGTGTCAGGTGGACTATGCGGGCCGCCTGACCGCCCATCTGCCGATGGCCACACGTCTGCTGCTCGTCAAGGCCGACGGGTCGGTGTCGGTGCATTCCGACGACCGTGCCTACAAGCCGCTGAACTGGATGAGCCCGCCGTGCTGGCTGATCGAGGACGGCGATCTGTGGATCGTCGAGAACAAGGCGGGCGAGAAACTCGTCATCACGATCGAGCAGGTCATCGACGAGATGAAGCACGATCTCGGGGCCGAACCGGGGTTGGTGAAGGACGGGGTCGAGGCGCATCTGCAGGAGCTTCTCGCCGAGCACATCACCACGCTCGGCGAGGGCTACACGCTCGTGCGCCGCGAGTACATGACCGCCATCGGCCCGGTGGACATCCTCGCGCGCGACGCCGACGGTGGCACCGTGGCCGTGGAGATCAAGCGGCGCGGCGAGATCGACGGTGTCGAGCAGCTCACGCGGTACCTGGAGTTGCTGAATCGTGACCCGTTGCTGGCACCCGTGCAGGGTGTCTTCGCGGCGCAGCAGATCAAGCCGCAGGCGCGCACGCTCGCCGAGGATCGCGGAATCCGGTGCGTGACCTTGGACTACGACAAGCTGCGCGGGATCGCGAGCAACGACCTCACTCTGTTCTGA